From one Budorcas taxicolor isolate Tak-1 chromosome 21, Takin1.1, whole genome shotgun sequence genomic stretch:
- the LOC128066907 gene encoding interferon alpha-inducible protein 27-like protein 1 isoform X2, whose protein sequence is MEFTKVALLASNLASKILSAGSLAKVGGAASSSYLAGLPSLGLTLPSSAALAGATSTLGSLVGTLKGSFLLGSPAAALSTLPVGASTVVAVPVVLGAVGFTSTGITASSLAAKMMSISAIANGGGVAAGSLVATLQSVGASGLSLSSKLLVSFAGSTLVSKLVGL, encoded by the exons ATGGAATTCACCAAGGTTGCCCTCTTAGCCTCTAACCTGGCTTCCAAGATACTGTCTGCAGGGAGCCTGGCCAAAGTGGGCGGGGCGGCCTCCAGCAGCTACTTGGCAGGACTTCCTTCGCTGG GGCTCACGCTGCCATCCAGTGCTGCCCTGGCGGGGGCCACGTCTACCCTGGGATCCTTGGTGGGGACGCTGAAAGGCTCCTTCCTGCTCGGATCCCCCGCTGCGGCCCTGAGCACTTTGCCAGTAGGAG CTTCCACCGTGGTGGCTGTGCCCGTGGTGCTGGGCGCAGTCGGCTTCACCAGTACAGGAATCACCGCCTCCTCCTTAGCAGCCAAGATGATGTCAATATCTGCCATTGCCAACGGGGGCGGAGTTGCCGCCGGCAGCCTGGTGGCCACTCTCCAGTCCGTGG GAGCAAGCGGACTCTCCCTGTCATCCAAACTCCTGGTGAGCTTCGCTGGGTCCACCCTTGTGTCCAAACTGGTGGGCCTGTAA
- the LOC128066907 gene encoding interferon alpha-inducible protein 27, mitochondrial-like isoform X1, translating to MEFTKVALLASNLASKILSAGSLAKVGGAASSSYLAGLPSLGLTLPSSAALAGATSTLGSLVGTLKGSFLLGSPAAALSTLPVGAKAAAVVVGGASTVVAVPVVLGAVGFTSTGITASSLAAKMMSISAIANGGGVAAGSLVATLQSVGASGLSLSSKLLVSFAGSTLVSKLVGL from the exons ATGGAATTCACCAAGGTTGCCCTCTTAGCCTCTAACCTGGCTTCCAAGATACTGTCTGCAGGGAGCCTGGCCAAAGTGGGCGGGGCGGCCTCCAGCAGCTACTTGGCAGGACTTCCTTCGCTGG GGCTCACGCTGCCATCCAGTGCTGCCCTGGCGGGGGCCACGTCTACCCTGGGATCCTTGGTGGGGACGCTGAAAGGCTCCTTCCTGCTCGGATCCCCCGCTGCGGCCCTGAGCACTTTGCCAGTAGGAG CCAAGGCTGCTGCAGTTGTGGTGGGTGGAG CTTCCACCGTGGTGGCTGTGCCCGTGGTGCTGGGCGCAGTCGGCTTCACCAGTACAGGAATCACCGCCTCCTCCTTAGCAGCCAAGATGATGTCAATATCTGCCATTGCCAACGGGGGCGGAGTTGCCGCCGGCAGCCTGGTGGCCACTCTCCAGTCCGTGG GAGCAAGCGGACTCTCCCTGTCATCCAAACTCCTGGTGAGCTTCGCTGGGTCCACCCTTGTGTCCAAACTGGTGGGCCTGTAA
- the LOC128067029 gene encoding interferon alpha-inducible protein 27, mitochondrial-like: MSARAIESGEAHALGPLLLELLPEEEEEPSQSSNQTSYSSSPGKPPKRPHQGPDDFGSDPRDPPNFYHYAGMTAAAVIGGVVAVRAVPELLDTVGFTRTGISHSSLAAKMMSSTARANGGGVPSGSLVSNLQSKGATGLSTPTNILLGSAGALLGALLWDSYSSSRRTQY; encoded by the exons ATGTCAGCTAGAGCCATAGAAAGCGGGGAAGCCCATGCCTTGGGCCCCCTCCTGCTAGAATTGCTGCCGGAAG aGGAAGAAGAACCTTCCCAGTCAAGCAATCAGACCTCCTATAGCTCTTCTCCTGGGAAGCCACCAAAGAGACCACATCAGGGACCAGATGACTTTGGCTCTGACCCCAGAGATCCACCCAATTTCTACCATTATGCAG GCATGACGGCAGCTGCTGTGATTGGAGGAG TCGTGGCCGTGAGGGCTGTGCCTGAGTTGCTGGACACCGTGGGCTTCACCAGAACAGGAATCTCCCACTCCTCCTTAGCGGCCAAGATGATGTCATCAACTGCCAGAGCCAATGGGGGCGGAGTTCCCTCTGGCAGCCTAGTCTCCAACCTCCAGTCCAAGG GGGCAACTGGACTTTCCACACCAACCAACATCCTCCTGGGATCTGCTGGGGCACTTTTGGGGGCCTTGCTGTGGGATTCCTACAGCTCCTCCAGGAGGACCCAGTACTAA